In a genomic window of Parus major isolate Abel chromosome 26, Parus_major1.1, whole genome shotgun sequence:
- the HMGA1 gene encoding high mobility group protein HMG-I/HMG-Y isoform X3 — protein MQEHLCPGRVCWGQRESQAGASWGALEATLGMQSPLLSLQQEPSEAPTPKRPRGRPKGSKNKATPKGRKAAVTPGRKPRGRPKKSQQDEEEVNISQESSEEEQ, from the exons ATGCAAGAGCATCTTTGCCCTGGCAGGGTCTGCTGGGGACAACGGGAATCCCaggctggagcatcctggggTGCACTGGAAGCCACTCTGGGCATGCAatcccctctgctctccctccagcAGGAGCCCAGTGAGGCCCCGACCCCCAAGAGACCCCGTGGACGGCCAAAGGGCAGTAAAAACAAGGCCACCCCAAAGGGCAGG AAAGCTGCAGTCACACCAGGGAGGAAACCTCGAGGGAGACCCAAAAAATCG CAGCAGGACGAGGAGGAGGTGAACATTTCCCAGGAGTCATCTGAGGAGGAGCAGTGA
- the HMGA1 gene encoding high mobility group protein HMG-I/HMG-Y isoform X2: MSESSAKSSQPLASKGEKDVSEKRGRGRPRKKPQEPSEAPTPKRPRGRPKGSKNKATPKGRKAAVTPGRKPRGRPKKSFALLLQGIEAGRAEGWGDHGMLPLPLCSGTTAAAGTEVGAGRPRRERIGVWFGGFFGSLLTTFWVPICSYLNKTFYGSL, encoded by the exons ATGAGTGAATCCAGCGCCAAATCTAGCCAGCCCCTGGCCTCCAAAGGGGAGAAAGACGTGTCGGAGAAGAGGGGCCGAGGGCGGCCTAGGAAGAAGCCGCAG GAGCCCAGTGAGGCCCCGACCCCCAAGAGACCCCGTGGACGGCCAAAGGGCAGTAAAAACAAGGCCACCCCAAAGGGCAGG AAAGCTGCAGTCACACCAGGGAGGAAACCTCGAGGGAGACCCAAAAAATCG tttgctctgctgcttcaAGGGATCgaggctggcagggcagaggggtggGGGGACCATGGGatgctccccctgcccctctgctccgGCACGACGGCTGCAGCGGGAACGGAGGTCGGTGCTGGGCGGCCCCGGCGGGAGAGAATcggggtttggtttgggggtttttttggttcaCTGTTAACGACCTTTTGGGTTCCTATTTGCAGTTActtgaataaaacattttatggaAGTTTGTGA
- the HMGA1 gene encoding high mobility group protein HMG-I/HMG-Y isoform X5 translates to MSESSAKSSQPLASKGEKDVSEKRGRGRPRKKPQEPSEAPTPKRPRGRPKGSKNKATPKGRKAAVTPGRKPRGRPKKSQQDEEEVNISQESSEEEQ, encoded by the exons ATGAGTGAATCCAGCGCCAAATCTAGCCAGCCCCTGGCCTCCAAAGGGGAGAAAGACGTGTCGGAGAAGAGGGGCCGAGGGCGGCCTAGGAAGAAGCCGCAG GAGCCCAGTGAGGCCCCGACCCCCAAGAGACCCCGTGGACGGCCAAAGGGCAGTAAAAACAAGGCCACCCCAAAGGGCAGG AAAGCTGCAGTCACACCAGGGAGGAAACCTCGAGGGAGACCCAAAAAATCG CAGCAGGACGAGGAGGAGGTGAACATTTCCCAGGAGTCATCTGAGGAGGAGCAGTGA
- the HMGA1 gene encoding high mobility group protein HMG-I/HMG-Y isoform X4 produces the protein MQEHLCPGRVCWGQRESQAGASWGALEATLGMQSPLLSLQQEPSEAPTPKRPRGRPKGSKNKATPKGRKAAVTPGRKPRGRPKKSQDEEEVNISQESSEEEQ, from the exons ATGCAAGAGCATCTTTGCCCTGGCAGGGTCTGCTGGGGACAACGGGAATCCCaggctggagcatcctggggTGCACTGGAAGCCACTCTGGGCATGCAatcccctctgctctccctccagcAGGAGCCCAGTGAGGCCCCGACCCCCAAGAGACCCCGTGGACGGCCAAAGGGCAGTAAAAACAAGGCCACCCCAAAGGGCAGG AAAGCTGCAGTCACACCAGGGAGGAAACCTCGAGGGAGACCCAAAAAATCG CAGGACGAGGAGGAGGTGAACATTTCCCAGGAGTCATCTGAGGAGGAGCAGTGA
- the HMGA1 gene encoding high mobility group protein HMG-I/HMG-Y isoform X6, with amino-acid sequence MSESSAKSSQPLASKGEKDVSEKRGRGRPRKKPQQEPSEAPTPKRPRGRPKGSKNKATPKGRKAAVTPGRKPRGRPKKSQDEEEVNISQESSEEEQ; translated from the exons ATGAGTGAATCCAGCGCCAAATCTAGCCAGCCCCTGGCCTCCAAAGGGGAGAAAGACGTGTCGGAGAAGAGGGGCCGAGGGCGGCCTAGGAAGAAGCCGCAG cAGGAGCCCAGTGAGGCCCCGACCCCCAAGAGACCCCGTGGACGGCCAAAGGGCAGTAAAAACAAGGCCACCCCAAAGGGCAGG AAAGCTGCAGTCACACCAGGGAGGAAACCTCGAGGGAGACCCAAAAAATCG CAGGACGAGGAGGAGGTGAACATTTCCCAGGAGTCATCTGAGGAGGAGCAGTGA
- the HMGA1 gene encoding high mobility group protein HMG-I/HMG-Y isoform X1, translated as MSESSAKSSQPLASKGEKDVSEKRGRGRPRKKPQQEPSEAPTPKRPRGRPKGSKNKATPKGRKAAVTPGRKPRGRPKKSFALLLQGIEAGRAEGWGDHGMLPLPLCSGTTAAAGTEVGAGRPRRERIGVWFGGFFGSLLTTFWVPICSYLNKTFYGSL; from the exons ATGAGTGAATCCAGCGCCAAATCTAGCCAGCCCCTGGCCTCCAAAGGGGAGAAAGACGTGTCGGAGAAGAGGGGCCGAGGGCGGCCTAGGAAGAAGCCGCAG cAGGAGCCCAGTGAGGCCCCGACCCCCAAGAGACCCCGTGGACGGCCAAAGGGCAGTAAAAACAAGGCCACCCCAAAGGGCAGG AAAGCTGCAGTCACACCAGGGAGGAAACCTCGAGGGAGACCCAAAAAATCG tttgctctgctgcttcaAGGGATCgaggctggcagggcagaggggtggGGGGACCATGGGatgctccccctgcccctctgctccgGCACGACGGCTGCAGCGGGAACGGAGGTCGGTGCTGGGCGGCCCCGGCGGGAGAGAATcggggtttggtttgggggtttttttggttcaCTGTTAACGACCTTTTGGGTTCCTATTTGCAGTTActtgaataaaacattttatggaAGTTTGTGA